The Coriobacteriia bacterium genomic interval CCGAGAACCTGGGCGCATTCGGCCAGCGCTGCACGTGTCATGCGGCGTTGCTCCTCACTCACGTACCTACCGGTACGCTCGATCGTCGCGCCTTGCCTGACGCGCGCATCGTTGCCCTCGGTGCTGCCCATGTTCTCGTCACAGAACACTGGCTACAGCGCCTCCGGCCCTCGCTCGCCGGTTCGGATGCGAACCGCGCTCTCGACGTCGGTGACGAAGATCTTGCCGTCGCCGATCTTCTCGGTTCGAGCGGCCTCGAGGATCGCGTCCTCGACCTTCTCGGAGATCGCGTCGTCGACGACGAGCTCGATCTTGACCTT includes:
- a CDS encoding P-II family nitrogen regulator, giving the protein MKKIEAIIKPHKLDDVKEAINALGVQGMTVSDVRGYGRQKGHTEIYRGSEYTVDFVPKVKIELVVDDAISEKVEDAILEAARTEKIGDGKIFVTDVESAVRIRTGERGPEAL